One genomic window of Roseateles sp. DAIF2 includes the following:
- the pyrC gene encoding dihydroorotase, with amino-acid sequence MSTAAPQELVLTRPDDWHVHLRDEAALQSVVAHTAHQFARAIVMPNLRPPITTAAQAAAYRARILAALPEGSDFQPLMTLYLTDNTPVDEIKRAKDAGVVALKLYPAGATTNSDAGVTDIKKTYRTLEAMQREGLLLLVHGEVTDPAIDVFDREAVFVDQVMTPLRADMPELKVVFEHITTKEAAQYVAGADAYTAATLTPQHLLYNRNAIFTGGLRPHYYCLPVLKREEHRLALLQAATSGSNKFFLGTDSAPHASVMKENSVCGAGCFTALSALELYAEAFELAGALDKLEAFAAFNGPDFYGLPRNQGRVTLRRESWTLPDSVPFGEARLKPLRGGESIGWKFIP; translated from the coding sequence GTGCATCTGCGCGACGAGGCCGCGCTGCAGAGCGTCGTCGCCCATACCGCGCACCAGTTCGCCCGCGCCATCGTGATGCCCAATCTGCGCCCGCCGATCACCACGGCCGCGCAGGCCGCCGCCTACCGCGCGCGCATCCTGGCCGCGCTGCCCGAGGGCAGCGACTTCCAGCCGCTGATGACGCTCTATCTGACCGACAACACGCCGGTCGACGAGATCAAACGCGCCAAGGACGCCGGCGTCGTCGCGCTGAAGCTCTACCCGGCCGGCGCCACCACCAACAGCGATGCCGGCGTCACCGACATCAAGAAGACCTACCGGACCCTGGAGGCGATGCAGCGCGAGGGCCTGCTGCTGCTGGTGCATGGCGAGGTGACCGATCCGGCGATCGACGTGTTCGACCGCGAGGCTGTCTTCGTCGACCAGGTGATGACGCCGCTGCGCGCCGACATGCCGGAGCTGAAGGTGGTGTTCGAGCACATCACCACCAAGGAGGCCGCGCAATACGTGGCCGGCGCCGATGCCTACACCGCCGCGACCCTGACGCCGCAGCATCTGCTCTACAACCGCAACGCCATCTTCACCGGCGGCCTGCGCCCGCATTACTACTGCCTGCCGGTGCTCAAGCGTGAGGAGCACCGCCTCGCGCTGCTGCAGGCCGCGACCTCGGGCTCGAACAAGTTCTTCCTCGGCACCGACAGCGCCCCGCATGCCTCGGTGATGAAGGAGAACTCGGTCTGCGGCGCCGGCTGCTTCACCGCGCTGTCGGCGCTGGAGCTGTATGCCGAGGCCTTCGAGCTGGCCGGCGCGCTGGACAAGCTGGAGGCCTTCGCGGCCTTCAACGGCCCGGACTTCTACGGCCTGCCGCGCAACCAGGGCCGGGTGACCCTGCGGCGCGAGAGCTGGACCCTGCCGGACAGCGTGCCCTTCGGCGAGGCGCGCCTGAAGCCGCTGCGCGGCGGCGAGAGCATCGGCTGGAAGTTCATTCCCTGA